From the genome of Blautia pseudococcoides, one region includes:
- a CDS encoding LPXTG cell wall anchor domain-containing protein: protein MKRKAAAAIAAAVLITLASAATALAAPSIVGSIDMPQVSASRGSVTLEGVVPEKYEEEVRNVIVSIDAANVDSTLNDVFAGLSLADLNIPIIRMDSQIEVEAADLKEFKFLSPVMELSIADAVPTEENPVEVTFTVNNLTDNIEVFVLHFCEKHSWELLRTEKLSDNQIKSAFHSASPVVLVYREKDAKIGVTDVRSPKTGDDGVMWAALGAVGMLGIGGVAVWKGRRNSI, encoded by the coding sequence ATGAAAAGGAAAGCAGCAGCGGCAATAGCAGCCGCAGTTTTGATCACATTGGCTTCAGCGGCGACCGCACTTGCGGCTCCCAGCATTGTGGGAAGTATTGATATGCCGCAGGTGAGCGCCAGCCGGGGAAGTGTGACACTGGAGGGTGTGGTTCCGGAAAAGTATGAAGAGGAAGTCAGAAATGTTATTGTATCCATTGATGCTGCTAACGTAGACAGCACTTTGAATGACGTATTTGCAGGACTGTCTTTGGCTGATCTAAATATACCAATCATCAGGATGGACAGCCAGATAGAAGTGGAAGCGGCAGATTTGAAGGAGTTTAAGTTTCTCTCTCCGGTTATGGAATTATCCATAGCAGATGCGGTGCCCACAGAGGAAAATCCGGTGGAAGTTACTTTTACGGTAAATAACCTGACGGATAATATTGAGGTGTTTGTACTGCATTTTTGTGAGAAGCATAGCTGGGAACTGCTGAGGACGGAAAAACTCAGTGATAATCAGATCAAGTCGGCATTTCATTCGGCTTCTCCGGTAGTGCTGGTGTATAGGGAGAAGGATGCGAAGATAGGTGTTACGGATGTCAGGTCGCCTAAGACGGGGGATGATGGAGTGATGTGGGCTGCTTTGGGGGCGGTTGGAATGCTTGGAATCGGGGGAGTTGCGGTTTGGAAGGGAAGAAGAAATTCCATATAG
- a CDS encoding LCP family protein: MKNSEGKQPVIEEKEASSDKIREEEAGIVSRNGKKYRYNEKIINILCMGIDRSSDMTLQTEVSGESGQADTIFLLVLNPDKKSMQLIGISRDTMTEMKTYDYHGNYIGMSKNHLGLAFAFGNETQSGGELVSDAVSALFYGMPIHGYAAVNLNAIEKMNNSVGGVTVTLPEDCTLAGREYPEGAAVTLTGQEAESFIRYRNTEQEGSNNLRMGRQKQYALSFVNTAKNAVKQDIKLPVTLYQQLMEDMSTSIKMDEAVYLASLLPEISFDAEQIMMLEGTTKQADPYEEFYVDENALKDLIIETFYTEVE; the protein is encoded by the coding sequence ATGAAGAATTCAGAGGGAAAGCAGCCGGTTATTGAAGAAAAGGAAGCCTCCTCGGACAAGATCAGGGAAGAGGAGGCAGGGATTGTCAGCAGAAATGGGAAGAAGTACCGCTATAATGAGAAGATTATTAATATTCTCTGCATGGGAATTGACAGATCTTCTGACATGACTTTACAGACGGAGGTTTCCGGGGAAAGTGGTCAGGCCGATACAATTTTCCTGCTGGTATTAAACCCTGATAAAAAAAGTATGCAGTTGATCGGTATCTCCAGGGATACAATGACAGAGATGAAAACATATGATTACCATGGAAATTATATAGGGATGAGCAAGAATCACCTGGGGCTTGCCTTTGCTTTTGGGAATGAAACGCAGTCCGGCGGGGAACTGGTGTCAGATGCGGTATCTGCACTTTTTTATGGTATGCCGATTCACGGATATGCAGCCGTAAACCTAAATGCGATTGAGAAGATGAATAATTCTGTTGGCGGTGTGACCGTCACACTTCCCGAAGACTGTACACTGGCAGGCCGGGAATACCCAGAGGGAGCGGCAGTTACACTGACAGGGCAGGAAGCGGAGAGTTTTATCAGGTACAGGAATACAGAGCAGGAAGGAAGCAACAATCTGCGTATGGGTAGACAGAAACAGTACGCATTATCTTTTGTAAATACAGCAAAGAATGCTGTAAAACAGGATATTAAACTTCCGGTGACCTTGTATCAGCAGCTTATGGAGGATATGTCTACAAGCATAAAGATGGACGAAGCGGTTTACCTGGCGTCCTTGCTGCCGGAGATCAGTTTTGATGCAGAACAAATTATGATGCTGGAAGGCACTACAAAACAAGCAGATCCTTATGAAGAGTTTTATGTGGATGAGAATGCATTAAAGGATCTGATCATTGAAACCTTTTATACTGAGGTGGAATAA
- the srtB gene encoding class B sortase, with product MKDDKNRRLFWNITAIVAFFAAAFCVFFLWKDIRQRQDAAMRYEQLREEDVIEGEEDETDPPKEVKPDTAVKKSLNIPVDFKKLENENPDIYAWLRVPGTEIDYPVVQSRTDDTFYMTHGIDRTVNAAGAIFSEGLNKLDFSDAHTVLYGHNMRDGSMFAGLHAFEDNTFFEEHREIEVYTEDAVRTYKIFAAYGYDDRHLLKSFDCRNQDAYRSYLEEIKEQRSIEANIDTEMEITTDDRILTLSTCHRAGDNSRYLVQAVLTVEW from the coding sequence TTGAAAGATGATAAAAACAGGCGGCTGTTCTGGAATATAACAGCGATTGTGGCTTTTTTTGCGGCTGCATTTTGTGTGTTTTTTCTATGGAAAGACATAAGACAAAGGCAGGATGCTGCCATGCGTTATGAACAGTTAAGGGAGGAGGATGTAATAGAGGGGGAAGAAGATGAGACAGACCCCCCGAAAGAGGTTAAACCGGATACAGCAGTGAAAAAAAGTTTGAATATTCCGGTGGATTTTAAGAAGTTGGAGAATGAAAATCCGGATATTTATGCATGGCTTCGTGTTCCGGGTACGGAGATTGATTATCCTGTAGTCCAAAGCAGGACAGACGATACATTTTATATGACACATGGAATTGACAGAACGGTAAATGCTGCAGGTGCTATATTCTCAGAGGGTCTAAATAAATTGGATTTTTCGGATGCGCATACAGTACTCTATGGCCATAATATGCGGGATGGATCCATGTTTGCCGGTCTTCACGCGTTTGAGGATAATACATTTTTTGAGGAACACAGGGAAATAGAAGTGTATACAGAAGATGCAGTGCGTACATATAAAATATTTGCGGCCTATGGTTATGATGACAGGCATTTGTTGAAAAGCTTTGACTGCAGAAACCAGGATGCTTACAGGTCCTATCTGGAGGAAATAAAAGAACAGAGGAGCATTGAGGCAAATATTGACACGGAAATGGAGATCACAACAGATGACCGAATATTGACATTGTCTACCTGCCATAGGGCGGGGGATAACAGCAGGTATTTGGTGCAGGCGGTTTTGACAGTGGAATGGTAG
- a CDS encoding EpsG family protein codes for MSEYILILLWVGIAGIVACTGCFDRVEEVNGRNVWRLNPVYAFLVLLPLAVWRIRGVYLGDTYTYINSYFGMPENFSGIPEYMSMVTKDRAFYLFGCLLRIFWKDNVGWYLATITFVQICLLTKVYRRYSDRYMISIFLFIASADYISWIFNGLRQFLAVTIVFACFNMILKKKYIPVIIILLLASQFHGSALIVAPFVFICQGKAWNKRTILFLAGVVFAVVFVGKFTDILDFMLTETQYTNVVSDWHDFNDDGTNMLRVLVYSVPAIISWFGRRQIQDQNNPIINLCTNMSIVAAGMYIVSAFTSGIFIGRLPIYFSLYSYILLPWEIDNLFSESVRRLIYCIMVGCYLVFYYYQMHVIYMVF; via the coding sequence ATGTCTGAATACATTTTGATACTTTTATGGGTAGGAATTGCGGGTATAGTGGCATGCACAGGATGCTTTGATAGAGTGGAGGAAGTAAATGGGAGGAATGTCTGGAGGTTAAATCCGGTATATGCATTTTTGGTCCTTTTACCTTTGGCAGTTTGGAGGATAAGAGGAGTTTACTTAGGAGATACATATACTTATATCAATTCTTACTTTGGAATGCCTGAGAATTTTTCAGGGATTCCTGAGTACATGTCTATGGTGACGAAAGATAGGGCTTTTTATTTATTTGGGTGTTTGTTGAGAATCTTTTGGAAAGATAACGTGGGCTGGTATTTAGCAACCATTACGTTTGTACAAATTTGTCTTTTGACAAAAGTATATCGTAGGTATTCGGATCGTTATATGATTTCTATATTCCTATTTATAGCATCGGCAGACTATATTTCTTGGATATTTAATGGGTTACGCCAGTTTTTGGCGGTTACAATTGTTTTTGCGTGTTTTAATATGATCTTAAAAAAGAAATATATACCAGTTATTATTATTTTGTTATTGGCATCACAGTTTCATGGAAGCGCATTGATCGTAGCTCCATTTGTTTTTATATGTCAAGGGAAGGCTTGGAATAAAAGAACAATACTATTCTTAGCAGGGGTAGTATTTGCAGTGGTCTTTGTGGGTAAATTCACAGATATCCTAGACTTTATGCTGACAGAGACCCAATATACAAATGTTGTATCTGACTGGCATGATTTTAACGATGATGGGACTAATATGTTGAGAGTTCTTGTGTATTCCGTACCGGCGATTATCTCATGGTTTGGAAGAAGACAAATACAAGATCAAAATAATCCTATTATAAATTTGTGTACAAATATGTCAATTGTTGCTGCTGGTATGTATATTGTTTCTGCTTTTACAAGTGGGATTTTTATTGGACGTTTGCCAATATATTTTTCATTATATAGTTATATTTTATTACCATGGGAAATAGATAATTTGTTTTCTGAATCCGTTAGAAGATTAATTTATTGTATTATGGTTGGATGTTATTTGGTGTTCTATTATTATCAAATGCATGTTATCTATATGGTCTTTTAA
- a CDS encoding glycosyltransferase has product MTLPIRVLQVIGIMNRGGAENMIMNLYRNIDRSKIQFDFVEHTETEAAFDSEILSLGGIVFHCPRYQGINHLTYIAWWKRFLQMHADKYIAVHGHIGSTAAIYLSEAKKYGLYTISHSHSAGGIQDIKGVLYWMLSYPTRHIANYFFSCSKTAGITRFGKKVGNSTRCRVLNNAIETGKFAFNIKKRVVVRQELGLREDQLCVGHIGRFDKYKNQSLVIDIFDKILKKVPDAKLLFIGDGPMRNHMEQKAITRGIISNIIFTGVRRDVDCFIMAMDIFVFPSIFEGFPLTLVEVQTSGLPCVISDTISEECILTEDLIEKCSLDCGPEVWADRLIGKSRQPRYSHRQEILKQGYDISTTANWIEGFYLGI; this is encoded by the coding sequence ATGACATTACCAATAAGGGTACTTCAAGTTATTGGTATTATGAACCGCGGCGGTGCTGAAAATATGATTATGAATTTGTATAGAAATATTGATCGCAGCAAAATACAGTTTGATTTTGTGGAGCATACCGAAACGGAGGCCGCATTTGATAGTGAGATTTTAAGTCTGGGGGGGATTGTGTTTCATTGTCCCAGATATCAAGGAATAAATCATTTGACTTATATTGCATGGTGGAAAAGGTTTTTACAAATGCACGCAGATAAATATATTGCGGTCCATGGACATATAGGAAGTACAGCAGCAATATATTTGAGTGAGGCCAAGAAATACGGACTATATACAATTTCGCATAGCCATAGTGCTGGCGGAATTCAAGATATAAAAGGGGTTTTATATTGGATGTTATCTTATCCAACAAGACATATTGCAAATTATTTTTTTTCCTGCTCGAAGACGGCTGGTATTACAAGATTTGGAAAAAAGGTTGGAAACAGTACACGATGCAGGGTGCTGAATAACGCAATAGAGACTGGTAAATTTGCATTTAATATAAAAAAAAGAGTAGTGGTAAGACAAGAGCTTGGACTGAGGGAAGACCAGTTATGCGTGGGGCATATCGGAAGATTCGACAAATATAAAAATCAATCGTTAGTGATAGATATATTTGATAAGATACTGAAAAAAGTACCTGACGCAAAATTACTTTTTATAGGTGACGGACCGATGAGGAACCATATGGAACAAAAGGCAATAACACGTGGGATAATTTCTAATATAATTTTTACAGGCGTTAGAAGAGATGTTGATTGTTTCATAATGGCCATGGATATATTTGTATTTCCATCTATTTTTGAAGGATTTCCTTTAACTTTGGTGGAAGTACAAACTTCAGGCCTGCCGTGCGTGATATCGGATACTATTTCTGAGGAATGTATTCTTACCGAAGATCTTATAGAAAAATGCAGCCTGGACTGTGGCCCGGAAGTATGGGCAGACAGGCTGATTGGGAAAAGTCGACAGCCCAGATATAGCCACCGGCAGGAAATTTTGAAACAGGGATATGATATAAGCACAACAGCTAATTGGATAGAGGGATTTTACCTTGGGATATAA
- a CDS encoding sugar transferase: MEVKYELTEKQKKYLQIKRALDIVIAGGASVALTPVMGIIALAIKLDSPGPVLFKQKRVGKDKELFEIWKFRTMYVDTPKDTPTHLLSNPQAYITRTGQFLRRFSLDELPQLWQVVNSTLTLIGPRPALWNQYDLIAERDKYGANNIKPGLTGWAQINGRDELEIPVKARFDGEYVRDLSFKRDLMCFLGTIGSVLSMEGVVEGGMGAMEESETPDQSEEKEETELFSGTYEHKDIKNNIMVGAVVVTVVSIIGIWILTALGKHLSRRNKPNPLSIAAVGSTTGIAAGVTACKKTHQGKGGRKKE; this comes from the coding sequence ATGGAAGTCAAGTATGAATTGACAGAAAAACAGAAGAAGTACCTTCAGATCAAAAGGGCATTGGATATAGTGATCGCAGGTGGCGCCAGTGTTGCCCTTACTCCTGTTATGGGTATCATAGCTCTGGCGATAAAGCTGGATTCGCCTGGTCCGGTTTTATTTAAACAAAAACGTGTGGGAAAAGATAAGGAATTATTTGAAATATGGAAATTTCGTACTATGTATGTAGATACGCCCAAAGATACACCGACACATTTACTGAGTAATCCCCAGGCGTATATAACCAGAACAGGACAGTTTTTGAGAAGATTTTCTTTGGATGAGCTGCCGCAGCTTTGGCAGGTAGTGAACTCAACATTAACCCTTATAGGTCCCCGGCCTGCTCTCTGGAATCAGTATGACCTGATAGCAGAGAGGGACAAGTATGGTGCAAATAACATTAAACCGGGACTTACCGGCTGGGCTCAGATTAACGGCAGGGATGAATTGGAGATTCCTGTGAAGGCACGGTTTGATGGAGAGTATGTGCGGGACCTGAGCTTTAAAAGGGATTTGATGTGCTTTTTGGGGACAATAGGAAGTGTATTAAGTATGGAGGGTGTTGTAGAAGGCGGAATGGGCGCGATGGAAGAATCTGAAACCCCGGATCAGAGTGAAGAGAAAGAAGAAACAGAACTCTTTTCAGGTACATATGAACATAAGGATATTAAAAATAATATTATGGTCGGCGCTGTAGTCGTAACCGTAGTGAGTATAATTGGTATTTGGATCTTGACAGCTTTGGGAAAACATTTAAGCAGAAGGAACAAACCAAACCCTCTTTCTATTGCGGCTGTGGGAAGTACCACTGGCATTGCTGCAGGGGTTACTGCCTGTAAGAAGACACATCAGGGGAAGGGTGGCCGAAAAAAAGAATGA
- a CDS encoding glycosyltransferase family 2 protein, with the protein MGYKSKEYNESILLTVFTPAFNRAHTLIRTYKSLQAQTCKDFIWLVVDDGSTDNTAELICSWKKENNNFEIQYIYKKNGGMHTAHNTAYENIYTELNVCIDSDDYMPEDAVELILEKWSKIKNKGYAGIVGLDADSCTGKVIGKDFQKGLQEITLSGYYAAGGRGDKKQVYRTDIINKYPPYPTFEGEKYFSLSYKYLLIDQDYKLAVLNKILCYVEYQQDGSSNNMLRQYYVNPKGFAEWRKIRMRYDLSYKRCIMDCIHYCSSSILCGNKNYISQSPYKKLALLCSPAGWLLANYIKISNKRDTL; encoded by the coding sequence TTGGGATATAAGAGCAAAGAATATAATGAGAGTATATTATTGACAGTTTTTACTCCTGCATTTAACCGTGCCCATACATTAATAAGAACATATAAAAGTCTCCAGGCGCAAACATGTAAAGATTTTATTTGGTTAGTTGTGGATGATGGTTCGACTGATAATACTGCAGAGTTAATATGTTCCTGGAAAAAAGAAAATAATAATTTTGAGATTCAATATATTTATAAAAAAAATGGCGGAATGCACACGGCACATAATACCGCATATGAAAATATATACACGGAACTAAATGTATGTATTGATTCTGATGATTATATGCCTGAAGATGCAGTAGAGCTGATTTTAGAAAAATGGAGTAAGATAAAAAATAAGGGTTATGCTGGAATTGTTGGATTAGATGCAGATTCATGTACTGGAAAAGTTATAGGCAAGGACTTTCAAAAGGGATTACAAGAAATCACATTGTCGGGTTATTATGCAGCAGGTGGTCGAGGAGACAAGAAGCAGGTTTACCGAACAGATATAATCAACAAATATCCTCCATATCCTACTTTTGAGGGAGAGAAATATTTTAGTTTGTCTTATAAGTATTTGCTTATAGATCAGGATTACAAATTGGCAGTTCTAAATAAGATTTTATGTTATGTTGAATATCAACAGGATGGTTCAAGCAACAATATGTTAAGGCAGTATTATGTAAATCCTAAAGGGTTTGCAGAGTGGAGAAAAATCAGAATGAGGTATGATCTCTCCTATAAAAGATGTATTATGGACTGTATACACTATTGTTCAAGTAGTATACTTTGCGGAAATAAAAATTATATTTCACAGTCGCCTTACAAGAAACTAGCGTTACTGTGCAGTCCCGCCGGATGGCTGTTAGCTAATTATATAAAAATATCAAATAAGAGAGATACGTTATGA
- a CDS encoding glycosyltransferase family 4 protein, translating to MPFVGHEDDFRELGCKCINIRLDRRGMNPKTDMALFKMYLRLLKHEHPDMVITYSIKPNIYGGFACERLGIPYCCNVQGLGTAFQKKGLAQVVGLMYMAALKKAKTVFFENKSNAEEFIHRGIVGNERVKVLNGAGVNLEYFAYKEYPSEENSIHILYLGRIMREKGMDELFQAAKQIKKKYGDRFILDLVGFFEDEYKDTVEMLVKEGIIVFHGFQEDPRPYYEKAHCVVLPSYHEGMSNVLLEAAATGRCVITSDIPGCREAVEDGVSGYLVKVRDSEDLADKIELFLGGDGPDSVEKRCSMGWCGRIRMQKRFDKKRVVAESVRWIDG from the coding sequence ATGCCGTTTGTAGGACATGAGGACGATTTCAGGGAATTAGGGTGTAAGTGTATTAATATCCGGCTTGACCGCCGGGGGATGAATCCAAAGACGGATATGGCCCTTTTTAAAATGTATTTAAGACTGTTAAAGCATGAGCACCCGGACATGGTTATTACATATTCAATTAAGCCCAATATTTACGGCGGATTTGCCTGCGAAAGATTAGGCATACCATATTGCTGCAATGTACAAGGGCTTGGAACCGCATTTCAGAAAAAGGGACTGGCGCAAGTTGTTGGTCTAATGTACATGGCAGCATTGAAAAAAGCAAAGACGGTATTTTTTGAAAACAAATCCAATGCGGAGGAGTTTATACACAGGGGAATTGTTGGAAATGAGAGAGTTAAGGTACTTAATGGCGCCGGAGTAAACCTGGAATATTTTGCTTACAAAGAATATCCGAGTGAAGAGAATAGTATCCATATTTTATATTTGGGCCGTATCATGAGAGAAAAAGGAATGGATGAACTGTTTCAGGCGGCAAAACAAATAAAAAAGAAATATGGGGATAGGTTTATCTTGGATCTTGTGGGATTTTTCGAGGATGAGTATAAAGATACGGTAGAAATGTTGGTAAAAGAGGGCATTATAGTTTTCCATGGATTTCAGGAAGATCCCAGGCCTTATTATGAGAAAGCTCACTGCGTAGTATTGCCTAGTTATCATGAGGGGATGAGCAATGTATTACTGGAGGCGGCAGCAACGGGTAGGTGCGTTATTACCAGTGATATTCCGGGATGTCGGGAGGCTGTTGAGGATGGGGTTAGTGGGTATCTTGTGAAGGTAAGAGATAGTGAGGATTTAGCGGACAAGATAGAACTGTTTCTTGGGGGAGATGGTCCAGATAGTGTTGAAAAGAGGTGTAGTATGGGGTGGTGTGGACGGATTCGGATGCAAAAGAGATTTGATAAGAAGAGGGTTGTTGCGGAGAGTGTTAGGTGGATTGATGGATGA